The following proteins are co-located in the Sphingomonas panacis genome:
- a CDS encoding DUF2147 domain-containing protein, with protein sequence MIARVLGSVAVAVSVTFALPATATPTSAAGRWLTESNQAIVEIAPCGAALCGAIQKVLKVDPKAPKTDINNPDPRLRQRPTASLRILTGFIPDGSRWKGKVYDPRSGRTYQSFLEVRSDGTLALTGCVWKLCQTQRWRSAH encoded by the coding sequence GTGATCGCGCGCGTCCTCGGGTCCGTGGCCGTGGCGGTGTCGGTGACCTTCGCACTTCCGGCGACGGCCACACCGACGAGTGCCGCCGGCCGCTGGCTGACCGAAAGCAATCAGGCGATCGTCGAGATTGCTCCGTGTGGAGCAGCGCTGTGCGGCGCGATCCAGAAGGTCCTGAAGGTCGATCCGAAAGCACCCAAGACCGATATCAACAACCCCGATCCGCGCCTGCGCCAGCGCCCGACCGCAAGCCTTCGAATCCTCACCGGCTTCATACCCGACGGGTCGCGCTGGAAGGGGAAGGTGTACGATCCGCGCAGCGGACGAACATACCAGTCCTTCCTCGAGGTTCGGTCGGACGGCACGCTCGCCCTCACGGGTTGCGTCTGGAAGCTATGCCAGACCCAAAGGTGGCGGAGCGCGCATTGA
- a CDS encoding cytochrome P450 yields the protein MSDQAISTLCPAAGRDDRKSAAVAPSGSVQARVVRDFAEARRLLRHPDARQAGFLADLVNKVSLVRAPILYQHGAEHRRQRGATARFFAPRVVTTAYRALMERTSDDLIGRLRGAGRADLDQLGLEMAVTIAAEIVGLTDSDRSGMARRFGALVSGMPQGGSRVAMVLGLARGQARSLNVFLRDVKPAIASRRRQRRDDVISHLLDEGYSEREILTECLTYGAAGMITTREFITMAGWHLLEDAALCDRFRDGDEAARIGILEEILRLEPVVGMLFRRIDTETAGVALDVRGANADEAAVGGCPHRLDPDRRTADKVGGAGLAFGDGEHRCPGAQVALQEAAIFLDRLLRVPGIRLARKPDIGWNPLIAGYELRGATLALDGMAS from the coding sequence ATGTCCGATCAAGCCATATCCACTCTCTGTCCGGCCGCCGGTCGGGACGACCGCAAGTCGGCGGCGGTTGCGCCGTCGGGCAGTGTACAGGCGCGCGTCGTGCGTGACTTCGCGGAGGCGCGCAGGCTGCTGCGCCATCCCGATGCGCGACAGGCGGGGTTCCTGGCCGATCTGGTCAACAAGGTCTCGCTGGTCCGTGCTCCGATCCTCTACCAGCACGGGGCGGAGCATCGCCGCCAACGCGGGGCGACCGCGCGCTTCTTCGCTCCCCGCGTGGTCACCACGGCGTATCGCGCGCTGATGGAGCGGACCAGCGATGACCTGATCGGCCGCCTCCGGGGGGCAGGACGTGCCGACCTTGACCAACTGGGCCTGGAAATGGCGGTGACGATCGCTGCGGAGATCGTCGGCCTGACCGACAGCGACCGCAGCGGCATGGCCCGGCGGTTCGGCGCGCTGGTCAGCGGCATGCCGCAGGGCGGATCGCGTGTGGCGATGGTCCTCGGTCTGGCGCGAGGCCAGGCACGATCGCTGAACGTCTTTTTGCGCGACGTGAAGCCGGCGATCGCCAGCCGGCGCCGGCAGCGGCGCGACGACGTGATCTCGCACCTGCTGGACGAGGGCTATTCCGAGCGCGAAATTCTTACCGAATGCCTCACCTATGGCGCTGCCGGCATGATCACCACACGCGAGTTCATCACCATGGCGGGCTGGCACCTGTTGGAGGACGCCGCGCTGTGCGATCGTTTTCGCGATGGCGATGAAGCCGCGCGGATCGGGATTCTTGAGGAGATCCTCCGCCTCGAACCCGTCGTCGGCATGCTGTTCCGCAGGATCGACACCGAAACGGCAGGGGTCGCGCTCGACGTGCGCGGCGCGAATGCCGACGAAGCTGCGGTCGGCGGATGCCCACATCGGCTCGACCCCGATCGCAGGACCGCGGACAAGGTCGGCGGGGCGGGGCTCGCCTTCGGCGACGGGGAGCATCGGTGCCCAGGCGCGCAGGTCGCGCTTCAGGAGGCGGCGATTTTCCTCGATCGGCTGCTGCGCGTGCCCGGCATACGGCTTGCGCGCAAACCCGACATCGGCTGGAACCCCTTGATCGCGGGCTACGAACTGCGCGGCGCGACGCTCGCCCTCGATGGGATGGCGTCGTGA
- a CDS encoding TetR/AcrR family transcriptional regulator encodes MATQVDKSREPPRRDARITKSRDALRTALLDLVAEMPFEAVSVAAITTRAGIGYATFFRHYPTREALLAEIADDLIGQLLVRIAPLLLAQDTGAAALALTGFVDARRPLCRALLVGAGEAMRRDVTARAIAAAGTAETPAPEWLPRDLGIVHGVAATLTILRWWLEQDRPEDEGAVADLLDRLVFGPMAGERA; translated from the coding sequence GTGGCTACGCAGGTCGACAAATCAAGGGAACCGCCACGTCGGGATGCGCGGATCACCAAATCGCGCGATGCGCTCCGCACGGCCCTGCTCGACCTCGTCGCGGAGATGCCGTTCGAAGCGGTGAGCGTGGCAGCGATCACCACGCGCGCAGGCATCGGTTACGCGACGTTCTTCCGCCACTATCCGACGCGCGAGGCGCTGCTGGCGGAGATCGCCGACGACCTCATCGGTCAGCTTCTCGTCCGTATCGCTCCGCTTCTTCTGGCGCAGGATACCGGCGCGGCCGCGCTGGCGCTGACCGGCTTCGTGGATGCGCGCCGTCCGCTCTGCCGCGCCCTGCTTGTCGGCGCAGGGGAGGCGATGCGCCGCGACGTCACCGCGCGCGCGATCGCGGCGGCCGGCACTGCGGAGACGCCCGCACCCGAATGGCTTCCGCGCGATCTGGGTATCGTCCACGGCGTCGCCGCGACGCTCACGATCCTCCGATGGTGGCTCGAACAGGATCGGCCGGAGGATGAGGGTGCGGTCGCGGACCTCCTCGACCGGCTGGTGTTCGGTCCCATGGCCGGCGAGCGAGCGTGA